One genomic window of Osmia bicornis bicornis chromosome 3, iOsmBic2.1, whole genome shotgun sequence includes the following:
- the LOC114872638 gene encoding signal-induced proliferation-associated 1-like protein 2 isoform X1 has protein sequence MIASLPIHSGGGGGGGSGGPNNRVGRGLALHRSNSSLELPHSPDPGSRVPETPLRREYGSHGSIDVVAAQSVTVGENLFAMLQDLRPSASDQRNSVGVDYLRRVPDGQTIDADEVCGPTAGSSPKLRLKLNRLWGAKPPRAMEESCSSPVLSADVEERHRRRAFAHYDCQSLTANLGYAAKLRGILLARRRNTATGASAASSFRASTPDETPEEDVGDGKGNELLESCPFFRNETGGEGEREVGLTRCSQGNGVHRPFLAYGVAVLEPAPGETSWKYTCPLQKRPLPIESVDEGAHYYRRYFLGREHQNWFGMDEQLGPVAISIRKDANQYRIIVRTSELLTLRGSVPEEALGIRPQGRLPTRELLELVAPEVQSGCLRLGTAAAEEALARLDEQGLSNRYKVGVLYCRSGQRTEEEMYNNQHAGPAFLEFLDAIGQRIRLRGFEGYKAGLDTRTDSTGTHAVAATHRGAEVTFHVSTMLPFTPNNRQQLLRKRHIGNDIVTIVFQEPGALPFSPRRIRSQFQHVFIVVRAVDPCSENTQYSVAVSRSKEVPVFGPPVPPGATFAKGKTFAEFILAKVINAENAAHRSEKFATMATRTRQEYLKDLATNYSSTTIVDTGQKFSMLPFSSKKKTAVRPRLSCDASQRGAICWQVILEDSNQNTDCYLGISIDTVVLIEEHSRQIVFVTACASVLGWHAQTNSLRLYYHQGECITIHVRGDYGDRDELMEIVARLRAVTQGAPATELSLKRNSLGQLGFHVQPDGVVTQVESMGLSWQAGLRQGSRLVEICKVAVSTLSHDQMVDLLKTSAQVTVTVIPPNNDGNPRRGCSLQNCQYLSSSYEGDYENVTSPDNTPTQQTAMSHQRRYERSFSPPRSSNSSGYGTGSSSRSFNDPRFPMEGTMTSSSSGHSSTDDRWYELLEPQDQENGHRADGTPPPPLPARQSYQIVTPKSSQKKDKESHYASSKQFSENLKHHGHDHYAKESNYVSSKTIQENNARHDNYQRQLDNVHRNQDHVTSNYVKLQKEKYEMKQENLYASQRELHKNDVHHVGHQKLNASNSLPLAQNAAYSLPKSNSNNNLGRCNEYEQSKFEYEGKADRSPKYEMQDEKMMDNRVAVNKYEQDIRVHDKRPINYEYPEEVYERRNSKYEMEIAKYEIECQHGINERKHVDNGEQTRESIRYELPHEFKVGEKVTCLKTTITERPVPHKINVEYRQTKDFAASSLPPEVRIPDVNCSEAATLPSEDELSNGSGSVSPRLRRAGKHRGGNLTPSSGSSRNQSPRPKPGVRNSHRNSANLTSSTLQEDLMKLINPDYIADDGQLTNNNNNTTGNVMIGNQNPNKINNNMLEIQNRCRSRENLCGGSGNALTVLPANGQENGNGGSEVILTMARPATVISNASTASSPAPSENKLSKEESLMHALFRLSPRVTKPPHSISKAPTNLTSIKDTKNHNDSDVDCWQNHHVDARSKQHGQDWSDDRLIDGCNTIANSVSDLQSHLSTLELRVARETRRRLSLEDEVRRLRDENRRLQDESHAAAQQLRRFTEWFFQTIDHQ, from the exons ATGATCGCGAGCCTACCGATACACAGCGGCGGTGGAGGCGGCGGTGGCAGCGGAGGGCCAAATAACCGGGTGGGTCGTGGATTGGCCCTTCACAGGTCCAATTCTAGCCTGGAGCTTCCTCACAGTCCGGACCCTGGTTCTCGAGTGCCAGAAACTCCCCTCAGGCGGGAGTATGGATCTCACG GAAGCATCGACGTGGTAGCCGCTCAGTCAGTGACGGTTGGCGAGAACTTGTTCGCGATGCTTCAAGACCTGAGACCATCGGCATCGGATCAGCGAAATTCGGTCGGCGTGGATTACCTGAGGCGCGTTCCAGACGGACAAACGATCGACGCGGACGAGGTTTGCGGGCCGACCGCCGGCTCCAGTCCAAAGCTTCGATTGAAACTGAACAGACTGTGGGGCGCGAAACCGCCACGGGCCATGGAGGAAAGTTGTAGCAGCCCCGTGTTGTCGGCCGATGTCGAGGAGAGGCACAGAAGGCGAGCGTTCGCTCATTACGACTGCCAATCGCTCACAGCGAATCTCGGCTACGCGGCGAAACTGAGGGGTATCCTGCTGGCTAGGAGAAGAAACACCGCGACCGGAGCTTCTGCCGCGAGCTCCTTCAGGGCTTCCACCCCTGACGAGACGCCCGAGGAGGATGTCGGGGATGGAAAAG GTAACGAGTTGTTGGAATCGTGTCCGTTCTTCCGAAACGAAACCGGCGGCGAAGGAGAGCGAGAAGTCGGTCTAACTCGATGCTCCCAAGGCAACGGTGTTCACAGACCGTTCTTGGCGTACGGCGTCGCGGTTTTGGAACCGGCACCTGGAGAAACCAGCTGGAAGTACACTTGTCCGCTGCAGAAACGACCGCTCCCGATCGAGAGCGTCGACGAGGGCGCTCACTATTATAGGAGATACTTTCTCG GCCGGGAACATCAAAACTGGTTCGGCATGGACGAACAATTGGGTCCGGTCGCTATCAGTATTCGAAAGGACGCGAACCAATACAGGATAATAGTTCGTACTTCGGAACTGTTGACTCTTCGTGGTTCGGTACCGGAGGAAGCTCTAGGAATAAGGCCTCAGGGTAGACTACCGACCAGAGAACTGTTGGAACTTGTAGCGCCAGAGGTGCAATCGGGCTGTCTCAGGTTGGGCACCGCCGCGGCCGAAGAAGCTCTGGCTAGATTGGACGAACAGGGACTCTCCAATAGGTACAAAGTTGGCGTCCTCTACTGTAGATCCGGGCAAAGAACTGAGGAAGAAATGTACAACAATCAGCACGCCGGACCAGCTTTCCTCGAGTTTCTCGACGCTATCG GCCAAAGAATAAGACTGCGAGGATTCGAAGGTTACAAAGCTGGCCTGGATACGAGAACCGACTCGACGGGTACGCACGCGGTCGCGGCGACCCATCGTGGAGCGGAAGTAACGTTTCACGTGTCCACCATGCTACCCTTTACACCGAACAATCGGCAACAGCTGTTGAGGAAGAGGCACATCGGAAACGACATAGTCACGATAGTTTTTCAG GAACCCGGCGCGTTACCCTTCAGCCCGCGAAGGATACGTTCGCAATTCCAACACGTGTTCATCGTGGTCAGAGCCGTTGATCCGTGTTCCGAGAATACTCAATACAGCGTGGCGGTGTCCAGGAGCAAGGAAGTGCCCGTTTTCGGGCCACCTGTTCCACCGGGTGCCACGTTCGCCAAGGGAAAGACTTTTGCCGAATTTATTCTGGCTAAAGTGATCAATGCCGAAAATGCTGCGCATAGATCGGAAAAATTTGCCACGATGGCGACCAGGACCAGGCAAGAGTATTTGAAAGATCTTGCGACAAACTATTCGTCCACTACGATCGTGGATACTGGGCAGAAATTTT CCATGCTGCCGTTCAGCAGCAAAAAGAAAACGGCCGTACGACCGAGACTATCTTGCGACGCCTCGCAACGCGGCGCGATATGCTGGCAAGTGATACTGGAGGACAGCAATCAGAACACCGATTGTTACCTTGGGATCAGCATAGACACGGTCGTTTTAATCGAAGAACATTCCAGACAAATTGTGTTTGTTACTGCCTGCGCGAGCGTACTCGGATGGCACGCCCAAACGAACAG TTTGAGATTATATTATCATCAAGGGGAATGCATTACGATTCACGTGCGCGGCGATTACGGGGACAGAGACGAACTGATGGAAATAGTGGCGCGATTGAGAGCGGTGACACAAGGGGCGCCCGCTACGGAATTGTCTTTGAAAAGAAACAGCTTGGGGCAATTAGGTTTTCACGTGCAACCGGACGGAGTCGTTACGCAGGTGGAAAGCATGGGCCTCTCTTGGCAAGCGGGATTGAGGCAAGGTTCTAGGCTGGTTGAAATTTGCAAGGTAGCTGTATCCACCTTGAGCCACGATCAAATGGTTGATCTGTTGAAAACGAGCGCTCAGGTCACGGTCACTGTCATACCGCCGAATAACGATGGTAATCCTAGAAG AGGTTGTTCCCTGCAAAATTGTCAGTATTTATCGAGCAGCTACGAGGGAGACTACGAGAACGTAACTAGTCCGGACAATACGCCGACTCAGCAGACAGCCATGTCCCACCAGAGGAGATACGAGCGATCTTTCAGTCCACCGAGATCGAGCAACAGTTCTGGCTACGGAACCGGATCTAGCTCCAGGTCGTTCAACGATCCACGCTTCCCTATGGAGGGCACCATGACCAGCAGCAGTAGCGGACACAGTAGCACCGACGATCGCTG GTACGAACTGCTAGAACCGCAAGATCAAGAGAACGGACATCGCGCGGACGGTACTCCTCCACCGCCTCTTCCAGCCAGACAATCTTATCAAATAGTGACTCCCAAGTCCTCTCAAAAAAAGGACAAAGAGTCTCACTACGCGAGCAGCAAACAGTTCTCCGAGAATTTGAAACATCACGGTCACGATCACTACGCGAAGGAGAGTAATTACGTATCCTCGAAAACGATACAAGAGAACAACGCCAGACACGATAATTATCAAAGACAATTGGATAACGTTCATCGAAACCAAGATCACGTCACATCCAACTACGTGAAACTTCAAAAGGAAAAGTACGAGATGAAGCAGGAAAACTTGTACGCCTCTCAGAGGGAGCTCCATAAAAACGATGTCCATCACGTTGGTCATCAGAAATTGAACGCATCGAACTCGTTACCGTTGGCTCAAAACGCGGCTTACAGTCTTCCAAAGTCGAACAGTAACAACAATCTGGGTAGATGCAACGAGTATGAACaatcgaaattcgagtacgaGGGAAAAGCGGATAGAAGTCCGAAATACGAAATGCAGGATGAAAAAATGATGGACAACAGGGTGGCGGTGAATAAGTACGAGCAGGATATTCGAGTGCACGATAAGAGACCGATAAACTACGAGTATCCCGAGGAGGTGTACGAAAGGAGAAACAGTAAGTACGAGATGGAAATCGCAAAATACGAGATCGAATGTCAACACGGGATCAACGAAAGGAAACACGTTGACAACGGTGAACAAACACGCGAATCCATTAGATACGAACTCCCGCACGAGTTCAAAGTCGGCGAGAAGGTAACCTGCTTGAAGACCACCATCACCGAAAGACCAGTGCCTCACAAGATAAACGTGGAATATCGACAAACGAAAGATTTCGCCGCCAGCAGTTTACCGCCAGAGGTGAGAATTCCCGACGTTAATTGCTCGGAAGCGGCCACTCTACCGAGCGAGGATGAATTATCAAACGGTTCCGGAAGCGTGTCGCCTCGATTGAGAAGAGCCGGCAAACATCGCGGCGGAAATCTTACTCCTTCGAGCGGAAGCTCGAGGAATCAGAGTCCGAGACCGAAGCCAGGTGTTCGTAATTCTCACAGGAACTCCGCGAATCTAACGTCCAGCACGCTTCAAGAAGACCTAATGAAGCTGATCAATCCTGATTACATCGCGGACGATGGCCAATTAAcgaacaacaacaacaacacgACCGGAAACGTAATGATCGGCAATCAAAATCCGAACAAGATCAACAACAATATGCTCGAGATTCAAAACAGATGTAGATCGAGAGAGAATTTGTGCGGCGGCAGCGGCAACGCGCTCACCGTTTTGCCCGCGAACGGACAGGAAAACGGAAACGGTGGATCGGAAGTGATCCTCACGATGGCCAGACCGGCAACGGTCATCTCCAACGCGAGCACAGCGTCTAGTCCCGCGCCGAGCGAAAACAAATTATCGAAGGAAGAAAG TTTGATGCACGCTCTGTTTAGATTATCGCCACGCGTTACCAAACCTCCTCATTCGATTTCCAAAGCACCGACCAACCTGACGTCCATCAAAGACACGAAAAATCACAACGACTCGGACGTGGACTGTTGGCAAAATCATCACGTGGACGCTAGATCGAAACAGCACGGTCAAGACTGGTCTGACGATAGATTAATCGACGGCTGCAATACCATCGC AAATTCTGTCTCGGATCTGCAATCTCACTTGTCCACCCTCGAGTTGAGGGTAGCCAGAGAAACGCGTCGAAGGCTCTCCTTGGAAGACGAAGTACGTCGTTTGAGGGACGAGAACCGTCGTCTACAGGACGAAAGCCACGCGGCTGCCCAACAACTTCGACGCTTCACCGAATGGTTTTTCCAAACTATAGATCACCAATAA